Proteins encoded within one genomic window of Pongo abelii isolate AG06213 chromosome 18, NHGRI_mPonAbe1-v2.0_pri, whole genome shotgun sequence:
- the PLEKHG4 gene encoding puratrophin-1 isoform X7: MERPLENGDESPDSQGHATDWRFAVCSFRDAWEEEEPASQMHVKDPGPPRPPAGATQDEELQGSPLSRKLQLPPAADELGDAQRGTVERSSVVSEEPGPSGVESLLCPMSSHLSLAQGESDTPGVGLVGDPGPSRVMPSGLSPGALDSDPVGLGDPLSETSSKLLEAAPTGSGLPKPTDCLLAQDLCWELLASGMATLPGSQEGLEAVEVEWPNAAGVHCFLPTGTRDVQGRAVLLLCAHSPAWLQSECSSQELIRLLLYLRSIPRAEVQALGLTVLVDARICSPSSSLFSGLSQLQEAVPGAVYQVLLVGSTLLKEVPSGLQLEQLPSQSLLTHIPTAGLPTSLGGGLPYCHQAWLDFRRRLEALLQNCQAACALLQGAIESVKAMPQPMEPGEVGRLLQQTEVLMQQVLDSPRLAWLQCQGGRELTWLKKEVPEVTLSPDYRTAMDKADELYDRVDGLLHQLTLQSNQRIQALELVQTLEAREGGLHQIEVWLQQVGWPALEEPGEPSLDMLLRAQGPFQELYQVAQEQVRQGEKFLQPLTGWEAAELGPHGARFLALRAQLTEFSRALAQRCQRLTDAERLFQLFREALTWAEEGQRLLAELEQERPGVVLQQLQLHWTRHPDLPPAHFRKMWALATGLSSEAIRQECRWAWARCQDTWLALDQKLEASLKLPPVGSTASLCVSQVPAAPAHPPLRKAYSFDRNLGQSLSEPARHCHHAATIAACRRPEAGGGALPQVSPTVPPPGSSDPRSPNRLQLVLAEMVATEREYVRALEYTMENYFPELDRPDVPQGLRGQRAHLFGNLEKLRDFHCHFFLRELEACTRHPPRVAYAFLRHRVQFGMYALYSKNKPRSDALMSSYGHTFFKDKQQALGDHLDLASYLLKPIQRMGKYALLLQELARACGGPTQELSALREAQSLVHFQLRHGNDLLAMDAIQGCDVNLKEQGQLVRQDEFVVRTGRHKSVRRIFLFEELLLFSKPRHGPTGVDTFAYKRSFKMADLGLTECCGDSNLRFEIWFRRRKARDTFVLQASSLAIKQAWTADISRLLWRQAVHNKEVRMAEMVSMGVGNKAFRDIAPSEEAINDRTVNYVLKCRAAEDSEVSSQCPSASGSSGSDSSCVSRQALGRGLEDLPCV, translated from the exons ATGGAAAGGCCCCTGGAGAATGGGGATGAGTCCCCAGACTCTCAGGGCCATGCCACCGACTGGAGATTTGCTGTGTGCAGTTTCAGGGATGCCTGGGAAGAGGAGGAACCTGCTTCCCAGATGCACGTTAAGGACCCGGGTCCTCCAAGACCACCAGCCGGGGCCACCCAGGATGAGGAGCTACAAGGCAGCCCCTTGTCCAGGAAACTCCAGTTACCCCCAGCTGCAGATGAGTTGGGGGATGCCCAGAGGGGCACAGTAGAAAGGTCCTCAGTCGTGTCAGAAGAGCCAGGCCCCTCTGGAGTGGAGAGCCTCCTATGCCCcatgtcctcccacctcagcttggCACAGGGTGAGAGTGACACCCCAGGGGTAGGGTTGGTAGGGGACCCAGGTCCAAGCAGGGTGATGCCATCTGGCTTGAGCCCTGGGGCATTGGACAGCGACCCTGTGGGCCTTGGAGACCCTTTATCAGAGACATCATCAAAGCTGCTGGAGGCAG CCCCCACTGGATCTGGCCTCCCTAAGCCTACTGACTGCCTCCTGGCCCAAGACCTCTGTTGGGAGCTGCTGGCCAGTGGTATGGCCACCTTGCCAGGTAGCCAGGAGGGCCTAGAGGCGGTGGAGGTGGAGTGGCCCAATGCGGCAGGAGTTCACTGCTTCCTTCCCACAGGGACTCGGGATGTCCAAGGCCGGGCAGTGCTGCTTCTGTGTGCCCACAGCCCAGCCTGGCTTCAGTCTGAGTGCAGCAGCCAGGAACTCATCCGCCTCCTGTTGTACCTTCGAAGCATCCCCAG GGCCGAAGTACAGGCACTGGGACTGACAGTGCTAGTTGATGCCCGAATTTGTTCCCCAagttcttccctcttctctgggCTCAGCCAACTACAA GAAGCAGTCCCAGGGGCCGTGTACCAGGTGCTGCTAGTGGGAAGCACGCTGCTGAAGGAAGTGCCTTCCGGGCTGCAG CTGGAGCAGTTGCCCTCTCAGAGCCTGCTGACCCACATCCCAACGGCAGGACTGCCCACTTCGCTAGGAGGAGGCCTGCCTtactgccaccaggcctggctggatTTCCGGAGG CGGCTGGAAGCTCTACTACAGAACTGCCAGGCAGCTTGTGCCCTGCTCCAGGGGGCCATCGAAAGTGTGAAGGCTATGCCCCAGCCCATGGAGCCGGGG GAGGTTGGTCGGCTGCTACAGCAGACAGAGGTCCTGATGCAGCAGGTGCTAGACTCGCCACGGCTGGCATGGCTACAATGCCAGGGGGGCCGGGAGCTGACGTGGCTGAAGAAAGAGGTCCCAGAGGTGACCCTGAGCCCAGACTACAG GACGGCAATGGACAAGGCTGACGAGCTATATGACCGGGTGGATGGATTGCTGCACCAACTGACCCTGCAGAGCAACCAGCGAATACAGGCCCTAGAATTGGTCCAAACACTGGAGGCCCGGGAAGGCGGACTGCACCAG ATTGAAGTGTGGCTGCAGCAGGTGGGCTGGCCAGCACTGGAGGAGCCTGGGGAGCCCTCGCTGGACATGCTGCTCCGGGCCCAAGGCCCTTTTCAGGAGCTGTACCAGGTTGCCCAG GAGCAGGTCAGGCAAGGGGAGAAGTTTCTGCAGCCGCTGACTGGCTGGGAGGCGGCTGAACTGGGCCCCCATGGGGCACGCTTTCTGGCCCTGCGAGCCCAGCTGACTGAATTCTCTAGGGCTTTGGCCCAGCGGTGCCAGCGGCTGACAGATGCTGAGAGGCTGTTTCAGCTCTTCAGGGAG GCCTTGACGTGGGCTGAGGAGGGGCAGCGACTGTTGGCAGAGCTGGAGCAGGAACGCCCGGGGGTTGTGTtgcagcagctgcagctgcactGGACCAGGCACCCTGACTTGCCTCCTGCCCACTTCCGAAAGATGTGGGCTCTGGCCACGGGGCTGAGCTCAGAGGCCATCCGCCAGGAGTGCCGCTGGGCCTGGGCGCGGTGCCAGGACACCTGGCTGGCCCTGGACCAAAAGCTTGAGGCTTCACTGAAGCTACCACCGGTGGGCAGTACAGCTAGCCTGTGTGTCAGCCAGGTCCCCGCTGCACCTGCCCACCCTCCCCTGAGGAAGGCCTACAGCTTCGATCGGAATCTGGGGCAGAGTCTCAGTGAACCTGCCCGCCACTGCCACCATGCGGCCACTATTGCTGCCTGCCGCAgaccagaggctggaggaggtgcCCTGCCCCAGGTATCCCCTACTGTGCCTCCACCAGGCAGCTCTGACCCCAGGAGCCCCAACAG GCTACAGCTGGTGCTGGCAGAGATGGTGGCCACGGAGCGGGAGTATGTCCGGGCTCTAGAGTACACTATGGAAAACTATTTCCCCGAGCTGGATCGCCCCGATGTGCCCCAGGGCCTCCGCGGCCAGCGTGCCCACCTCTTTGGAAACCTGGAGAAGCTGCGGGACTTCCACTGCCACTTCTTCCTGCGTGAGCTGGAGGCTTGCACCCGGCACCCACCACGAGTGGCCTATGCCTTCCTGCGCCAC AGGGTGCAGTTTGGGATGTACGCACTCTACAGCAAGAATAAGCCTCGCTCCGATGCCCTGATGTCAAGCTATGGGCACACCTTCTTCAAG GACAAGCAGCAAGCACTGGGGGACCACTTGGACCTGGCCTCCTACCTGCTAAAGCCCATCCAGCGCATGGGCAAGTACGCACTGCTGCTGCAGGAGCTGGCACGGGCCTGCGGGGGCCCCACGCAGGAGCTCAGTGCGCTGCGGGAGGCCCAGAGCCTTGTGCACTTCCAGCTGCGGCACGGAAACGACCTGCTGGCCATGGACGCCATCCAGGGCTGTGAT GTTAACCTCAAGGAACAGGGGCAGCTGGTGCGACAGGACGAGTTTGTGGTGCGCACTGGGCGCCACAAGTCCGTGCGCCGCATCTTCCTTTTTGAGGAGCTGCTGCTCTTCAGCAAGCCTCGCCATGGGCCCACAGGGGTTGACACGTTTGCCTACAAGCGCTCCTTCAAG ATGGCAGACCTTGGTCTCACTGAGTGCTGTGGGGACAGCAACCTGCGCTTCGAGATCTGGTTCCGCCGCCGCAAGGCCAGGGACACCTTTGTGCTGCAGGCCTCCAGCCTGGCCATCAAGCAGGCCTGGACGGCTGACATCTCCCGCCTGCTTTGGAGGCAGGCCGTCCACAACAAGG AGGTGCGTATGGCTGAGATGGTGTCCATGGGTGTGGGGAACAAGGCCTTCCGAGACATTGCTCCCAGCGAGGAAGCCATCAACGACCGTACCGTCAACTATGTCCTGAAGTGCCGAG CTGCTGAGGACTCAGAGGTCTCGTCCCAATGCCCATCAGCCAGTGGCTCCAGTGGCTCTGACAGCAGCTGTGTGTCACGGCAGGCCCTGGGTAGGGGCCTCGAGGACTTACCCTGT GTCTGA
- the PLEKHG4 gene encoding puratrophin-1 isoform X4 produces MERPLENGDESPDSQGHATDWRFAVCSFRDAWEEEEPASQMHVKDPGPPRPPAGATQDEELQGSPLSRKLQLPPAADELGDAQRGTVERSSVVSEEPGPSGVESLLCPMSSHLSLAQGESDTPGVGLVGDPGPSRVMPSGLSPGALDSDPVGLGDPLSETSSKLLEAAPTGSGLPKPTDCLLAQDLCWELLASGMATLPGSQEGLEAVEVEWPNAAGVHCFLPTGTRDVQGRAVLLLCAHSPAWLQSECSSQELIRLLLYLRSIPRAEVQALGLTVLVDARICSPSSSLFSGLSQLQEAVPGAVYQVLLVGSTLLKEVPSGLQLEQLPSQSLLTHIPTAGLPTSLGGGLPYCHQAWLDFRRRLEALLQNCQAACALLQGAIESVKAMPQPMEPGEVGRLLQQTEVLMQQVLDSPRLAWLQCQGGRELTWLKKEVPEVTLSPDYRTAMDKADELYDRVDGLLHQLTLQSNQRIQALELVQTLEAREGGLHQIEVWLQQVGWPALEEPGEPSLDMLLRAQGPFQELYQVAQEQVRQGEKFLQPLTGWEAAELGPHGARFLALRAQLTEFSRALAQRCQRLTDAERLFQLFREALTWAEEGQRLLAELEQERPGVVLQQLQLHWTRHPDLPPAHFRKMWALATGLSSEAIRQECRWAWARCQDTWLALDQKLEASLKLPPVGSTASLCVSQVPAAPAHPPLRKAYSFDRNLGQSLSEPARHCHHAATIAACRRPEAGGGALPQVSPTVPPPGSSDPRSPNRLQLVLAEMVATEREYVRALEYTMENYFPELDRPDVPQGLRGQRAHLFGNLEKLRDFHCHFFLRELEACTRHPPRVAYAFLRHRVQFGMYALYSKNKPRSDALMSSYGHTFFKDKQQALGDHLDLASYLLKPIQRMGKYALLLQELARACGGPTQELSALREAQSLVHFQLRHGNDLLAMDAIQGCDVNLKEQGQLVRQDEFVVRTGRHKSVRRIFLFEELLLFSKPRHGPTGVDTFAYKRSFKMADLGLTECCGDSNLRFEIWFRRRKARDTFVLQASSLAIKQAWTADISRLLWRQAVHNKEVRSRASIAVAPFDHDSLYLGALNSLPGNPASCSVLGSLNLHLYRDPALLGLCCPLYPNFSEESALEAEAELGGQPSLTAEDSEVSSQCPSASGSSGSDSSCVSRQALGRGLEDLPCV; encoded by the exons ATGGAAAGGCCCCTGGAGAATGGGGATGAGTCCCCAGACTCTCAGGGCCATGCCACCGACTGGAGATTTGCTGTGTGCAGTTTCAGGGATGCCTGGGAAGAGGAGGAACCTGCTTCCCAGATGCACGTTAAGGACCCGGGTCCTCCAAGACCACCAGCCGGGGCCACCCAGGATGAGGAGCTACAAGGCAGCCCCTTGTCCAGGAAACTCCAGTTACCCCCAGCTGCAGATGAGTTGGGGGATGCCCAGAGGGGCACAGTAGAAAGGTCCTCAGTCGTGTCAGAAGAGCCAGGCCCCTCTGGAGTGGAGAGCCTCCTATGCCCcatgtcctcccacctcagcttggCACAGGGTGAGAGTGACACCCCAGGGGTAGGGTTGGTAGGGGACCCAGGTCCAAGCAGGGTGATGCCATCTGGCTTGAGCCCTGGGGCATTGGACAGCGACCCTGTGGGCCTTGGAGACCCTTTATCAGAGACATCATCAAAGCTGCTGGAGGCAG CCCCCACTGGATCTGGCCTCCCTAAGCCTACTGACTGCCTCCTGGCCCAAGACCTCTGTTGGGAGCTGCTGGCCAGTGGTATGGCCACCTTGCCAGGTAGCCAGGAGGGCCTAGAGGCGGTGGAGGTGGAGTGGCCCAATGCGGCAGGAGTTCACTGCTTCCTTCCCACAGGGACTCGGGATGTCCAAGGCCGGGCAGTGCTGCTTCTGTGTGCCCACAGCCCAGCCTGGCTTCAGTCTGAGTGCAGCAGCCAGGAACTCATCCGCCTCCTGTTGTACCTTCGAAGCATCCCCAG GGCCGAAGTACAGGCACTGGGACTGACAGTGCTAGTTGATGCCCGAATTTGTTCCCCAagttcttccctcttctctgggCTCAGCCAACTACAA GAAGCAGTCCCAGGGGCCGTGTACCAGGTGCTGCTAGTGGGAAGCACGCTGCTGAAGGAAGTGCCTTCCGGGCTGCAG CTGGAGCAGTTGCCCTCTCAGAGCCTGCTGACCCACATCCCAACGGCAGGACTGCCCACTTCGCTAGGAGGAGGCCTGCCTtactgccaccaggcctggctggatTTCCGGAGG CGGCTGGAAGCTCTACTACAGAACTGCCAGGCAGCTTGTGCCCTGCTCCAGGGGGCCATCGAAAGTGTGAAGGCTATGCCCCAGCCCATGGAGCCGGGG GAGGTTGGTCGGCTGCTACAGCAGACAGAGGTCCTGATGCAGCAGGTGCTAGACTCGCCACGGCTGGCATGGCTACAATGCCAGGGGGGCCGGGAGCTGACGTGGCTGAAGAAAGAGGTCCCAGAGGTGACCCTGAGCCCAGACTACAG GACGGCAATGGACAAGGCTGACGAGCTATATGACCGGGTGGATGGATTGCTGCACCAACTGACCCTGCAGAGCAACCAGCGAATACAGGCCCTAGAATTGGTCCAAACACTGGAGGCCCGGGAAGGCGGACTGCACCAG ATTGAAGTGTGGCTGCAGCAGGTGGGCTGGCCAGCACTGGAGGAGCCTGGGGAGCCCTCGCTGGACATGCTGCTCCGGGCCCAAGGCCCTTTTCAGGAGCTGTACCAGGTTGCCCAG GAGCAGGTCAGGCAAGGGGAGAAGTTTCTGCAGCCGCTGACTGGCTGGGAGGCGGCTGAACTGGGCCCCCATGGGGCACGCTTTCTGGCCCTGCGAGCCCAGCTGACTGAATTCTCTAGGGCTTTGGCCCAGCGGTGCCAGCGGCTGACAGATGCTGAGAGGCTGTTTCAGCTCTTCAGGGAG GCCTTGACGTGGGCTGAGGAGGGGCAGCGACTGTTGGCAGAGCTGGAGCAGGAACGCCCGGGGGTTGTGTtgcagcagctgcagctgcactGGACCAGGCACCCTGACTTGCCTCCTGCCCACTTCCGAAAGATGTGGGCTCTGGCCACGGGGCTGAGCTCAGAGGCCATCCGCCAGGAGTGCCGCTGGGCCTGGGCGCGGTGCCAGGACACCTGGCTGGCCCTGGACCAAAAGCTTGAGGCTTCACTGAAGCTACCACCGGTGGGCAGTACAGCTAGCCTGTGTGTCAGCCAGGTCCCCGCTGCACCTGCCCACCCTCCCCTGAGGAAGGCCTACAGCTTCGATCGGAATCTGGGGCAGAGTCTCAGTGAACCTGCCCGCCACTGCCACCATGCGGCCACTATTGCTGCCTGCCGCAgaccagaggctggaggaggtgcCCTGCCCCAGGTATCCCCTACTGTGCCTCCACCAGGCAGCTCTGACCCCAGGAGCCCCAACAG GCTACAGCTGGTGCTGGCAGAGATGGTGGCCACGGAGCGGGAGTATGTCCGGGCTCTAGAGTACACTATGGAAAACTATTTCCCCGAGCTGGATCGCCCCGATGTGCCCCAGGGCCTCCGCGGCCAGCGTGCCCACCTCTTTGGAAACCTGGAGAAGCTGCGGGACTTCCACTGCCACTTCTTCCTGCGTGAGCTGGAGGCTTGCACCCGGCACCCACCACGAGTGGCCTATGCCTTCCTGCGCCAC AGGGTGCAGTTTGGGATGTACGCACTCTACAGCAAGAATAAGCCTCGCTCCGATGCCCTGATGTCAAGCTATGGGCACACCTTCTTCAAG GACAAGCAGCAAGCACTGGGGGACCACTTGGACCTGGCCTCCTACCTGCTAAAGCCCATCCAGCGCATGGGCAAGTACGCACTGCTGCTGCAGGAGCTGGCACGGGCCTGCGGGGGCCCCACGCAGGAGCTCAGTGCGCTGCGGGAGGCCCAGAGCCTTGTGCACTTCCAGCTGCGGCACGGAAACGACCTGCTGGCCATGGACGCCATCCAGGGCTGTGAT GTTAACCTCAAGGAACAGGGGCAGCTGGTGCGACAGGACGAGTTTGTGGTGCGCACTGGGCGCCACAAGTCCGTGCGCCGCATCTTCCTTTTTGAGGAGCTGCTGCTCTTCAGCAAGCCTCGCCATGGGCCCACAGGGGTTGACACGTTTGCCTACAAGCGCTCCTTCAAG ATGGCAGACCTTGGTCTCACTGAGTGCTGTGGGGACAGCAACCTGCGCTTCGAGATCTGGTTCCGCCGCCGCAAGGCCAGGGACACCTTTGTGCTGCAGGCCTCCAGCCTGGCCATCAAGCAGGCCTGGACGGCTGACATCTCCCGCCTGCTTTGGAGGCAGGCCGTCCACAACAAGG AAGTTCGCTCTCGGGCGTCTATTGCCGTGGCCCCGTTTGACCATGACAGCCTCTACCTGGGGGCCTTGAACTCCCTTCCTGGAAACCCTGCCTCTTGCTCTGTTCTGGGGTCCCTCAACCTGCACCTGTACAGAGACCCAGCTCTTCTGGGTCTCTGCTGTCCCCTGTATCCCAACTTCTCAGAGGAATCagcactggaggctgaggcagagctggGCGGCCAGCCCTCTTTGA CTGCTGAGGACTCAGAGGTCTCGTCCCAATGCCCATCAGCCAGTGGCTCCAGTGGCTCTGACAGCAGCTGTGTGTCACGGCAGGCCCTGGGTAGGGGCCTCGAGGACTTACCCTGT GTCTGA
- the PLEKHG4 gene encoding puratrophin-1 isoform X3 produces MERPLENGDESPDSQGHATDWRFAVCSFRDAWEEEEPASQMHVKDPGPPRPPAGATQDEELQGSPLSRKLQLPPAADELGDAQRGTVERSSVVSEEPGPSGVESLLCPMSSHLSLAQGESDTPGVGLVGDPGPSRVMPSGLSPGALDSDPVGLGDPLSETSSKLLEAAPTGSGLPKPTDCLLAQDLCWELLASGMATLPGSQEGLEAVEVEWPNAAGVHCFLPTGTRDVQGRAVLLLCAHSPAWLQSECSSQELIRLLLYLRSIPRAEVQALGLTVLVDARICSPSSSLFSGLSQLQEAVPGAVYQVLLVGSTLLKEVPSGLQLEQLPSQSLLTHIPTAGLPTSLGGGLPYCHQAWLDFRREVGRLLQQTEVLMQQVLDSPRLAWLQCQGGRELTWLKKEVPEVTLSPDYRTAMDKADELYDRVDGLLHQLTLQSNQRIQALELVQTLEAREGGLHQIEVWLQQVGWPALEEPGEPSLDMLLRAQGPFQELYQVAQEQVRQGEKFLQPLTGWEAAELGPHGARFLALRAQLTEFSRALAQRCQRLTDAERLFQLFREALTWAEEGQRLLAELEQERPGVVLQQLQLHWTRHPDLPPAHFRKMWALATGLSSEAIRQECRWAWARCQDTWLALDQKLEASLKLPPVGSTASLCVSQVPAAPAHPPLRKAYSFDRNLGQSLSEPARHCHHAATIAACRRPEAGGGALPQVSPTVPPPGSSDPRSPNRLQLVLAEMVATEREYVRALEYTMENYFPELDRPDVPQGLRGQRAHLFGNLEKLRDFHCHFFLRELEACTRHPPRVAYAFLRHRVQFGMYALYSKNKPRSDALMSSYGHTFFKDKQQALGDHLDLASYLLKPIQRMGKYALLLQELARACGGPTQELSALREAQSLVHFQLRHGNDLLAMDAIQGCDVNLKEQGQLVRQDEFVVRTGRHKSVRRIFLFEELLLFSKPRHGPTGVDTFAYKRSFKMADLGLTECCGDSNLRFEIWFRRRKARDTFVLQASSLAIKQAWTADISRLLWRQAVHNKEVRMAEMVSMGVGNKAFRDIAPSEEAINDRTVNYVLKCREVRSRASIAVAPFDHDSLYLGALNSLPGNPASCSVLGSLNLHLYRDPALLGLCCPLYPNFSEESALEAEAELGGQPSLTAEDSEVSSQCPSASGSSGSDSSCVSRQALGRGLEDLPCV; encoded by the exons ATGGAAAGGCCCCTGGAGAATGGGGATGAGTCCCCAGACTCTCAGGGCCATGCCACCGACTGGAGATTTGCTGTGTGCAGTTTCAGGGATGCCTGGGAAGAGGAGGAACCTGCTTCCCAGATGCACGTTAAGGACCCGGGTCCTCCAAGACCACCAGCCGGGGCCACCCAGGATGAGGAGCTACAAGGCAGCCCCTTGTCCAGGAAACTCCAGTTACCCCCAGCTGCAGATGAGTTGGGGGATGCCCAGAGGGGCACAGTAGAAAGGTCCTCAGTCGTGTCAGAAGAGCCAGGCCCCTCTGGAGTGGAGAGCCTCCTATGCCCcatgtcctcccacctcagcttggCACAGGGTGAGAGTGACACCCCAGGGGTAGGGTTGGTAGGGGACCCAGGTCCAAGCAGGGTGATGCCATCTGGCTTGAGCCCTGGGGCATTGGACAGCGACCCTGTGGGCCTTGGAGACCCTTTATCAGAGACATCATCAAAGCTGCTGGAGGCAG CCCCCACTGGATCTGGCCTCCCTAAGCCTACTGACTGCCTCCTGGCCCAAGACCTCTGTTGGGAGCTGCTGGCCAGTGGTATGGCCACCTTGCCAGGTAGCCAGGAGGGCCTAGAGGCGGTGGAGGTGGAGTGGCCCAATGCGGCAGGAGTTCACTGCTTCCTTCCCACAGGGACTCGGGATGTCCAAGGCCGGGCAGTGCTGCTTCTGTGTGCCCACAGCCCAGCCTGGCTTCAGTCTGAGTGCAGCAGCCAGGAACTCATCCGCCTCCTGTTGTACCTTCGAAGCATCCCCAG GGCCGAAGTACAGGCACTGGGACTGACAGTGCTAGTTGATGCCCGAATTTGTTCCCCAagttcttccctcttctctgggCTCAGCCAACTACAA GAAGCAGTCCCAGGGGCCGTGTACCAGGTGCTGCTAGTGGGAAGCACGCTGCTGAAGGAAGTGCCTTCCGGGCTGCAG CTGGAGCAGTTGCCCTCTCAGAGCCTGCTGACCCACATCCCAACGGCAGGACTGCCCACTTCGCTAGGAGGAGGCCTGCCTtactgccaccaggcctggctggatTTCCGGAGG GAGGTTGGTCGGCTGCTACAGCAGACAGAGGTCCTGATGCAGCAGGTGCTAGACTCGCCACGGCTGGCATGGCTACAATGCCAGGGGGGCCGGGAGCTGACGTGGCTGAAGAAAGAGGTCCCAGAGGTGACCCTGAGCCCAGACTACAG GACGGCAATGGACAAGGCTGACGAGCTATATGACCGGGTGGATGGATTGCTGCACCAACTGACCCTGCAGAGCAACCAGCGAATACAGGCCCTAGAATTGGTCCAAACACTGGAGGCCCGGGAAGGCGGACTGCACCAG ATTGAAGTGTGGCTGCAGCAGGTGGGCTGGCCAGCACTGGAGGAGCCTGGGGAGCCCTCGCTGGACATGCTGCTCCGGGCCCAAGGCCCTTTTCAGGAGCTGTACCAGGTTGCCCAG GAGCAGGTCAGGCAAGGGGAGAAGTTTCTGCAGCCGCTGACTGGCTGGGAGGCGGCTGAACTGGGCCCCCATGGGGCACGCTTTCTGGCCCTGCGAGCCCAGCTGACTGAATTCTCTAGGGCTTTGGCCCAGCGGTGCCAGCGGCTGACAGATGCTGAGAGGCTGTTTCAGCTCTTCAGGGAG GCCTTGACGTGGGCTGAGGAGGGGCAGCGACTGTTGGCAGAGCTGGAGCAGGAACGCCCGGGGGTTGTGTtgcagcagctgcagctgcactGGACCAGGCACCCTGACTTGCCTCCTGCCCACTTCCGAAAGATGTGGGCTCTGGCCACGGGGCTGAGCTCAGAGGCCATCCGCCAGGAGTGCCGCTGGGCCTGGGCGCGGTGCCAGGACACCTGGCTGGCCCTGGACCAAAAGCTTGAGGCTTCACTGAAGCTACCACCGGTGGGCAGTACAGCTAGCCTGTGTGTCAGCCAGGTCCCCGCTGCACCTGCCCACCCTCCCCTGAGGAAGGCCTACAGCTTCGATCGGAATCTGGGGCAGAGTCTCAGTGAACCTGCCCGCCACTGCCACCATGCGGCCACTATTGCTGCCTGCCGCAgaccagaggctggaggaggtgcCCTGCCCCAGGTATCCCCTACTGTGCCTCCACCAGGCAGCTCTGACCCCAGGAGCCCCAACAG GCTACAGCTGGTGCTGGCAGAGATGGTGGCCACGGAGCGGGAGTATGTCCGGGCTCTAGAGTACACTATGGAAAACTATTTCCCCGAGCTGGATCGCCCCGATGTGCCCCAGGGCCTCCGCGGCCAGCGTGCCCACCTCTTTGGAAACCTGGAGAAGCTGCGGGACTTCCACTGCCACTTCTTCCTGCGTGAGCTGGAGGCTTGCACCCGGCACCCACCACGAGTGGCCTATGCCTTCCTGCGCCAC AGGGTGCAGTTTGGGATGTACGCACTCTACAGCAAGAATAAGCCTCGCTCCGATGCCCTGATGTCAAGCTATGGGCACACCTTCTTCAAG GACAAGCAGCAAGCACTGGGGGACCACTTGGACCTGGCCTCCTACCTGCTAAAGCCCATCCAGCGCATGGGCAAGTACGCACTGCTGCTGCAGGAGCTGGCACGGGCCTGCGGGGGCCCCACGCAGGAGCTCAGTGCGCTGCGGGAGGCCCAGAGCCTTGTGCACTTCCAGCTGCGGCACGGAAACGACCTGCTGGCCATGGACGCCATCCAGGGCTGTGAT GTTAACCTCAAGGAACAGGGGCAGCTGGTGCGACAGGACGAGTTTGTGGTGCGCACTGGGCGCCACAAGTCCGTGCGCCGCATCTTCCTTTTTGAGGAGCTGCTGCTCTTCAGCAAGCCTCGCCATGGGCCCACAGGGGTTGACACGTTTGCCTACAAGCGCTCCTTCAAG ATGGCAGACCTTGGTCTCACTGAGTGCTGTGGGGACAGCAACCTGCGCTTCGAGATCTGGTTCCGCCGCCGCAAGGCCAGGGACACCTTTGTGCTGCAGGCCTCCAGCCTGGCCATCAAGCAGGCCTGGACGGCTGACATCTCCCGCCTGCTTTGGAGGCAGGCCGTCCACAACAAGG AGGTGCGTATGGCTGAGATGGTGTCCATGGGTGTGGGGAACAAGGCCTTCCGAGACATTGCTCCCAGCGAGGAAGCCATCAACGACCGTACCGTCAACTATGTCCTGAAGTGCCGAG AAGTTCGCTCTCGGGCGTCTATTGCCGTGGCCCCGTTTGACCATGACAGCCTCTACCTGGGGGCCTTGAACTCCCTTCCTGGAAACCCTGCCTCTTGCTCTGTTCTGGGGTCCCTCAACCTGCACCTGTACAGAGACCCAGCTCTTCTGGGTCTCTGCTGTCCCCTGTATCCCAACTTCTCAGAGGAATCagcactggaggctgaggcagagctggGCGGCCAGCCCTCTTTGA CTGCTGAGGACTCAGAGGTCTCGTCCCAATGCCCATCAGCCAGTGGCTCCAGTGGCTCTGACAGCAGCTGTGTGTCACGGCAGGCCCTGGGTAGGGGCCTCGAGGACTTACCCTGT GTCTGA